The Bremerella cremea region TTACCGATGCCAGGCAATGGCAAGTAATCGAGGAACGGGTAGACTCGTCGACAGACGCGGAACGACAATACGTCTGGGGGCTGCGTTACATTGACGAATTAGTGCTGCGAGACCGCGACATAAACGGTGATGGAGTCGTCGACGAGCGGCTTTACGCCTTGCAGGAGGCTAATTGGAGCGTCACAGCGCTACTCAGTGCCTCAGGAGCTACCCTGACACGCTTTGCCTATCAGCCATATGGGCAAAGTGAGGCGCTAAATGCAGACTTCACGAGCTATAGTGGCACGGATCACGATTGGGTACATCGTTTTACTGGACGCGAGTTGGATCGTACCACACAGCTGTATGACTTTCGAAACCGGTACTACCATTCACGCCTTGGCGTATTTTTGTCGAGAGACAGAGAAGAGTATGTTGATGGCATGAACTTGTTTTTCCCTTATTTCGTGCCTAGCTCCGTAGACCCATTTGGGAATTCATGTGTCAAATTTGAGTACCCCCCGATTGAGCGTTACACGAGGCCTGAAGATGGCAGCTTTCCAGTGATACCTCTGCCCTTGCCGGGCATGGGGGTCAAGATAGATGGCAGAGGTGGTTTTACCGTGTCGATAAAGGGTCAGCAATGTGATAAATGCTGCCCCGATGGACGTCGCGTCAAAGACGATCAATTTTCTGCCAGTGGCAAGGTGCTGATGGAGTCGAGAATAACTGCAGGATACGTTGATGTTGGTGGTATCAAAGCATTTTTGCAAACCGTATTCCCACTATTTAAAATCAGTTACTACTTCGGTTTTAGATTGAGATTCAGACTAGAAGAGAGTTTTAGCGGTGGGGGGTCGACAGACAAGTGCAACGGAAAGAATGACCCAGGGTTTGAGGTATGTATTTCACCTAAGGCGTCTGTAAGATTGTCTGGCGGAGGTGAAGTACGGCTGAGCTATGGAATCCTTAGCTATCGAGTGAGCCTTGAACTCTTTGGAGAATTAACTGTCGCTGAGGCGAAGGCTTGCATAAAATGCAATGGAAGCAGTTGTAACTCCGACTTGCAAATCGGTGGACTTACCGGCACTATTGGGATTAAGGCTTGTCTGGCGGCATGCTTTGAATTCACCTTATGGTAGTTGGGCCCCCTCGTCAAAGGGGCACTGGCAGAAATATGAACATATTTGCATTCACTGTGTGGCAGTGGCTAATCGTGTAGTTCAATAGACTCGATATTGCAAATAATAGCGATTCGGATATGAAGTCATAGTGTTCGACGACATCGGAAAGTCAGCAGCAGGCAAAGATCCGCGAGAACTCTTTATTATGGGGGATCAATGGTATACTAACATCAGGACTTGGGAACTGACAATTTCCCCTAATACATTAACGGTCACGCCTGCCGGAACTGCGTGGGGATGCATCATTGCCTTTAACGGACTGACCTTATTTCTTTTAGCCTGCTCGCTTTATCTTATAAACACTTATGCGGATGCCGATCGTAAAGCAATTGGGATTTTCAGTGCCATATCGATTCTCCTCGCCACCGGGGCTTGCGTCACTGCGTTGACGCTTCGAAAGTTTTGGATCGAGCAGAGCTTGGGCCCCTGGCTAATAGTGGACCGTAAACTTCGCACGGTATCTCTTCCGCGACACGGCATAGTAGTACCCATCGAACAAGTCGACCACCTTCAAGCAGTTTCTGGCACCGAGTATGAACTGAGTCGCTGGTCGGAAACGGAATATAAGTCGGAATTGAATATCGTGCTTGTCGATGGCCAGGAACGGAAACGCCACCACTTGCTGGCCTACCTGGGACAACATGAATTTGACGGGCTGGCTGCAGAGATCGCTCAACTCAATGTGTTGCCTGTCAAACGTATTCGTTCTAACTGGGATCCCAGGAGGATTTCAGAAAAGTGGCTTACGCCTGAAAGCAAAGGGAGGTAATGCATTGGTTGTGCCTGGAAGGGTAGTAGCGTGCTGCTCCAAGCGAAACAAAAAATGTGGGGCGAAGGGAACAGTCAACGGCTACTTCCTTCGCATGCAACGTGGATGTGATAAATAGGGAACTAGGTGTTTATTAATTTCCCGCAGAGGGAGAGCGACAAGTCCACCATCGCCCTATGTCTGCTTGTTAAATGCAGCCGATGACATTCAACCCAAAATCGAAAATCAAGAAAAGCCCTGGCAAAACGCCAGGGCTTTTCTTGATTTGCCGGACCCATCCTAGGAAAGCCTGCCATCATGCGACGGCATTTCGAGCTGACATGCCCAAGGCTCTACCGCTGCCAATCTCGCCGCGCCTGATACCAAATGGACTTTAGCAGACCTCTCAGGAACTAACGATCCCGACACAGGCGACATCTACTCCGGTCTCGACCGTTTCGGCCGCGTAAAAGACAACCGCTGGTTCGACTACGGCAGTTCCGTCGATGTCGACCGGATCAAGTACGGCTGCGACCGCGCGAGCAACCGCACCTGGCGACAGAATGTCGTGGCCAATTCGCTCAGCGAGCCATTGGACGAGCTTTATCACTACGACGGAGTCCACCGCTTGAAAGCAATGCCGCGAGGGATACTAAACGGTAGTCACGATGCGATCTCAAATAAGTCCCTGGCCGAGTGCTGGTCGTTGGATGCTACCGGCAACTGGCAGAAGCACCTGGAGGATGCCAATGGGGACGGGACTTGGGATTTGAATCAGACCCGCACCTCGAATGATGTGAATGAGATTACTGATATATCCGAGTCGGTCGGCACGTCGTGGGACACGCCTACGTATAATCGATCAGGTAATCTGACTTCCATGCCACAGCCCAGTAATCCATCCAATTCTTACTTTGCGACTTAAGATGCCTGGAACCGGCTGACAAGCCTTTCCGATGGGATCGCCAGTGTGGCAGATTTCGCGTACGACGGCCTCAACAGACGAATTTTGCGAGACGCCAACTCGCTTGCCACGCATTTCTACTACAATCAGTACTGGCAGTGCCTCGAACGGAGCGGAGCCGCGAGCACTGCCAGTCTGCAGTACGTGTGGGGACAGCGATACATCGATGATCTCGCTCTCAGTGAAACAAGTAATACGCGTCCTTTCTATTGCCAAGATGCAAACTATAACGTTGTGGCCGCCATTGAAGATTCCGGCGGTGCGATAGAGAGATATGCGTATTCTTTATATGGAAGTACTGTGGTGCTGGACGGCGCGTTTTCTCCCAAGTCTTCGGGACTGATCGGAAACGAAATCCTATACACAGGGAGACGTCTTGATACCGATACAGGACTGTATCAGTTTAGGAATCGCTACTTCCGCTCAGGGCTAGGTATGTTCCTGTCTAGGGATCCAATGGGCTACAGCGATGGCCCGGGATTATATGAGTATGTCGGCAGCAATCCAATCCTGATGCTAGATCCAATGGGACTGTCGTGCACTGAGAGCAAGACGCAGCTCAACTACCCATTCCCTTGGGATGAAAGCGATCCACCTCGCAAATGGAGTCTGCTTAAAGGGAAGTTGCCGATCGAGTTCGACATTGAGGCAAGTGTAAACTGCACGAAGAAGATTTGCGATGAAGGATGCGGTTGCTCGCTGGAGGCTCAGAAAGTTACCACAGACTGCAGGGTCAATTTCGGCCTTAAAGTGCAGGCAAAGATTAAGATAAGACTCGACACTGTAACGGCTGCAGCAGGGACATCCGTCACAGTTGGCGGGATGTTTCAGCTGTCAGGTCGTATTGTTCACGGCGAAGGAGGTTGCAAGGATGAGCAATATACGGATCTGTGTCTTAATATGCGTGGACAACTGTTTCTAAAGTGTTGTCCCGTTGATTGGAGTTGGTGGGGAAAGGCATGTGGCAGTGTTAAAATTACATGCGATAACAGTATTTGCGGTGGTGGGTACATGCCAAGCGGCACGCCCAGTTCTTCTCCGTTCGGCTTAGAGAAGTGCTCGGTTAAAATAACAGGTGAAGCGTGTCTGCTAGGGTACTGCCAGGAAAAAACCTTTTGGAATGAAGACGATGGGTGGTTGTAGTGCGGCATGCCTCTAGGTATCTGGCATGATAGTGGCGATGTGTGTCACCAGGAGTAGATGGTCATGATCATTCGGTCGTTTCAGGAAGTAGTATTGGACCAACTGCCCGACGGGGTGCTTCAAAAGCGGAGCCGTGGTCGCTTTGGAGTCAAATTCAGCAATAGTGCTTTCGGAATATTCATCCGAGTTGCCATGTTGCTGGGGTTTGTAGGCCTCCCGATTTGGAGCGTGTTCTTTGGGGATGAAATGGCACGACTGCCCCCGTCAAAATGGTTTGGCGTTTTAGGGTTTATTGCCTCTGGCATATTTGTAGGGGCATACTTCCCTGCAGTTGTGATCGATGTCGATGCCCGGTGCGTGAGTAGTGGTTACATGTTCTTTAATTGCTTTCCTATTGTCATGTTCCGCTACCCTGTTGATGATACGGATCGCGTCCAGATTCGAGTCACCGACAACCATTTTGGAGAGCGACACAACCCAGTGTATCAAGTAGTAATACGCCGACCAGGACGGTATGGGGCCGTTATTGTGCTCATTGAGGTCGTGTTTCCGCCGGAGGATCCACTGCCTAAATTACGACAATTCGGAAATCTGGTAGGGCAATTACTGAGCATTGAGCTTGACGAGGAAATTAATTCCGATGGCATGAAAGGGAGTATGCCTGAATACAACTAGAGGGATGGAGCCGGTGTTGGCGGTCATTTTCGGTGCGATATTGGTGCTTAGGGATCATGCAGTATTAAATCAAGGGCTTGGCCTACGGACCACGGCAATCGCATTCGGATTTAAGGTCTCAGGACTCTTTGGTTCTGATACGAACCTCCAGATTTTCCACCCACTCCCTATCGGGGAGGGGCGGTCTTAAATCCAATCCTGAATGGAGAAAGACAAGGAGGGCCAGAGGGCGTTTTGGTTTTCCACGGCGGATACCCAAACGACAGCCATTACCCAGTGCTTTCCAACTTCTCCAGTCACAGATTGCAAACC contains the following coding sequences:
- a CDS encoding RHS repeat domain-containing protein; this translates as MISHSGMPKRQPLLRAFQLLPVIELQSQIVNSRKALAKRQGVLLFRPHSWKGCHHSTRHAQGPVAADLTEPGTKWTLVDLSETNDPNTGDIYSGLDRFGRVKDNRWYNYGSSADVDRIKCGYARAGSRTWRQSVVANSLSQPFDELCHYDGTHRLKAMARGTLSGSHDAISNKSLAECWSLDATNNWKGYCEDNDGNGSWNLVQDRSMNQANEITGISETTGPSWVTPSYSRSGNMTTIPQPLDPTTSYTATYDAWNRLVSLSDGTDAVTKYQYDGSNRRTVVMSYASGSLDETRHAYFTDARQWQVIEERVDSSTDAERQYVWGLRYIDELVLRDRDINGDGVVDERLYALQEANWSVTALLSASGATLTRFAYQPYGQSEALNADFTSYSGTDHDWVHRFTGRELDRTTQLYDFRNRYYHSRLGVFLSRDREEYVDGMNLFFPYFVPSSVDPFGNSCVKFEYPPIERYTRPEDGSFPVIPLPLPGMGVKIDGRGGFTVSIKGQQCDKCCPDGRRVKDDQFSASGKVLMESRITAGYVDVGGIKAFLQTVFPLFKISYYFGFRLRFRLEESFSGGGSTDKCNGKNDPGFEVCISPKASVRLSGGGEVRLSYGILSYRVSLELFGELTVAEAKACIKCNGSSCNSDLQIGGLTGTIGIKACLAACFEFTLW
- a CDS encoding RHS repeat domain-containing protein — its product is MADFAYDGLNRRILRDANSLATHFYYNQYWQCLERSGAASTASLQYVWGQRYIDDLALSETSNTRPFYCQDANYNVVAAIEDSGGAIERYAYSLYGSTVVLDGAFSPKSSGLIGNEILYTGRRLDTDTGLYQFRNRYFRSGLGMFLSRDPMGYSDGPGLYEYVGSNPILMLDPMGLSCTESKTQLNYPFPWDESDPPRKWSLLKGKLPIEFDIEASVNCTKKICDEGCGCSLEAQKVTTDCRVNFGLKVQAKIKIRLDTVTAAAGTSVTVGGMFQLSGRIVHGEGGCKDEQYTDLCLNMRGQLFLKCCPVDWSWWGKACGSVKITCDNSICGGGYMPSGTPSSSPFGLEKCSVKITGEACLLGYCQEKTFWNEDDGWL